Proteins found in one Corynebacterium sanguinis genomic segment:
- a CDS encoding DEAD/DEAH box helicase, protein MSTSENATGSEFEPDMKLSENQDTPQVVAASENEAAADTRDAGDSEDTGASAAAEATVTENADAKEAPAHATETEKVSETEAGDKPQADDTPKADEPKAEEPENGFEKLDLPDSVIAAVKKVGYEQPSPIQAQTIPLLMQGRDVVGLAQTGTGKTAAFALPVLSQIDPSLRHPQALVLAPTRELALQVADSFQSFADHLGKIQVLPIYGGQAYGIQLSGLRRGAQIIVGTPGRVIDHLEKGSLDISNLRFLVLDEADEMLNMGFQEDVERILEDTPNTKQVALFSATMPNGIRKISKQYLNDPAEVTVKSETRTNTNITQRYLFTAHRNKLDAITRILEVTEFEAMIVFVRTKHETEELAEKLRARGFSAAAINGDIAQQQRERTVDQLRDGRLDILVATDVAARGLDVERISHVFNYDIPNDTESYVHRIGRTGRAGRTGEAILFVTPRERRMLRSIERVTNATIEEMELPTVDEVNESRKLKFMDSITESLESKDQDVFKAMVREYSNTNNIPMDDIAAALAAQANAAGEFLMKEPPKDKRARRDRDGWDRDDRRDRDRGGRRDRFDHGDRGDRGGRGRQNDSENFDTYRLDVGKRQHVRPGAIVGALANEGGLNSRDFGRITIGGDFTLVELPQNLDSSVLDRLSDTRISGQLINIQRDKGGAARSFGGGRGGFRGRGRDRDRDDRGGRGGFGGRGGRDRDWRD, encoded by the coding sequence ATGAGCACTTCCGAAAACGCTACCGGCAGCGAGTTTGAGCCGGACATGAAACTGTCGGAAAATCAGGACACCCCGCAGGTTGTCGCAGCATCTGAGAATGAGGCTGCAGCAGACACCAGGGATGCGGGAGATTCTGAGGACACCGGCGCTTCGGCCGCAGCCGAAGCCACCGTAACTGAGAACGCAGACGCCAAAGAAGCGCCTGCACACGCCACTGAGACCGAGAAGGTCTCCGAGACTGAGGCGGGGGATAAGCCCCAGGCCGACGACACTCCCAAGGCTGATGAGCCTAAAGCCGAGGAGCCCGAGAATGGGTTCGAGAAGCTGGACCTGCCCGATTCCGTTATCGCAGCGGTGAAGAAGGTCGGCTACGAGCAGCCGTCGCCGATCCAGGCGCAGACGATTCCGCTTCTCATGCAAGGCCGCGACGTCGTGGGGCTGGCCCAGACCGGTACCGGTAAGACCGCCGCGTTCGCACTGCCGGTCCTTAGCCAGATCGATCCTTCGCTGCGCCACCCGCAGGCGCTCGTCCTTGCTCCGACACGCGAGCTCGCCCTTCAGGTCGCCGACTCCTTCCAGTCGTTTGCCGACCACTTAGGCAAGATTCAGGTTCTGCCGATCTACGGTGGCCAGGCCTACGGTATCCAGCTCTCCGGTCTGCGCCGTGGTGCGCAGATCATCGTCGGCACGCCGGGCCGTGTCATCGACCACCTGGAAAAGGGCTCACTCGACATCTCTAACCTGCGCTTCCTCGTGCTCGATGAGGCCGATGAGATGCTCAACATGGGTTTCCAGGAAGACGTCGAACGCATCCTCGAGGACACGCCGAACACCAAGCAGGTCGCGCTGTTTTCCGCGACGATGCCCAATGGTATCCGCAAGATCTCCAAGCAGTACCTCAACGATCCGGCTGAGGTCACGGTGAAGTCCGAGACCCGCACCAACACCAACATCACTCAGCGTTACTTGTTCACGGCGCACCGTAACAAGCTCGACGCGATCACCCGCATCCTCGAGGTCACCGAGTTCGAGGCGATGATCGTGTTCGTGCGCACCAAGCACGAGACCGAGGAACTCGCCGAGAAGCTGCGTGCGCGCGGGTTCTCCGCCGCCGCGATCAACGGCGACATTGCCCAGCAGCAGCGTGAACGCACCGTCGATCAGCTTCGCGACGGCCGCCTCGACATCTTGGTTGCCACCGACGTTGCCGCCCGCGGCCTCGACGTTGAGCGCATCTCCCACGTGTTCAACTACGACATCCCGAACGACACGGAAAGCTACGTGCACCGCATCGGCCGCACCGGACGCGCGGGCCGCACCGGCGAGGCCATCCTCTTCGTCACCCCCCGCGAGCGCCGTATGCTGCGTTCCATCGAGCGCGTGACCAACGCGACGATCGAGGAGATGGAGCTGCCGACCGTTGACGAAGTCAACGAGAGCCGCAAGCTCAAGTTCATGGACTCCATCACCGAGTCGCTGGAGTCGAAGGACCAAGACGTTTTCAAGGCGATGGTGCGCGAGTACTCCAACACGAACAACATCCCGATGGATGACATCGCGGCGGCACTGGCCGCACAGGCGAATGCCGCGGGCGAGTTCCTGATGAAGGAGCCGCCGAAGGACAAACGCGCCCGCCGCGACCGCGACGGCTGGGACCGCGACGATCGACGCGATCGCGATCGCGGCGGGCGCCGGGATCGGTTTGACCACGGCGATAGGGGTGACCGTGGTGGGCGCGGGCGCCAGAATGACAGTGAGAACTTCGATACGTACAGGTTGGATGTCGGCAAGCGCCAGCACGTCCGCCCGGGCGCCATCGTCGGTGCTCTTGCCAATGAGGGCGGGCTGAACTCGCGCGACTTCGGCCGCATCACCATTGGCGGCGACTTCACACTGGTGGAGCTGCCGCAGAATCTCGACTCGTCCGTGCTGGATCGCCTATCGGACACCAGGATTTCCGGCCAGCTCATCAACATCCAGCGCGACAAGGGCGGCGCGGCGCGCAGCTTCGGCGGCGGCCGTGGCGGCTTCCGCGGGCGTGGCCGTGATCGTGATCGTGATGATCGCGGTGGGCGCGGCGGCTTCGGTGGCCGTGGCGGTCGCGACCGGGACTGGCGCGACTAG
- a CDS encoding (deoxy)nucleoside triphosphate pyrophosphohydrolase, whose product MPKQIDVVGAVFVRRGSVFAARRGPDKAMPDAWEFPGGKIEPGESPRDALVRELKEELLIDARVGAHLTTTAHAYDFGVVNLATYLCELVSGDPVLTEHSEARWVAVEDLPSLDWAPADIPAVELLVERGQRGEF is encoded by the coding sequence ATGCCGAAACAGATCGACGTCGTCGGAGCCGTATTCGTTCGCCGCGGCAGCGTTTTCGCGGCCCGACGCGGTCCCGACAAGGCAATGCCGGACGCCTGGGAATTTCCAGGAGGGAAGATCGAGCCCGGTGAGAGCCCGCGGGACGCGCTTGTCCGCGAGCTCAAGGAAGAGCTGCTTATCGACGCCCGAGTGGGCGCGCACCTGACAACTACCGCGCATGCTTACGACTTTGGGGTCGTCAATCTCGCTACTTACCTCTGTGAATTAGTATCCGGCGATCCTGTATTGACTGAACATTCCGAAGCTCGCTGGGTTGCTGTCGAGGACCTTCCTTCGCTGGATTGGGCGCCCGCCGATATTCCTGCTGTTGAATTGCTCGTTGAAAGAGGTCAACGTGGAGAGTTCTAA
- a CDS encoding DEAD/DEAH box helicase, with the protein MTMGGVLRAELERADSFQFSVAFVTTDGIGTITQQLSQFKGKGTIVTSDYQDFNEPDALRELLKFDHIEARILVGKPHHAKGYIFHHSDHLTALVGSSNLTRNALLSNNEWNLKFSSHDDGDIAIQLSKAVKWQRENSIVLTEDWIDQYEKRRKKRTVIFDDVSQPISLSDDGEEILPNLMQTEALENLQRVIDAGERRAIIISATGTGKTILSALAVRQIKPRRVLFVAHREQILNKAAEEFQRVLACPPTDIGFIVGQRKEANQRLVFATIQSLSRGDTLSDISPEQFDLVIVDEVHRSGAESYQKVLNHFRADFTLGLTATPERTDGFNVFELFDYNVPYEIRLEGALENHMLVPFDYYGVSDYESAFGSVISDNSTLEQLADPERVHHLAKIIQDYSFARDSKGLIFCSSNAEAAALSKGLNAESVHGRPLRTIALSGGDSIETRENAVEKLAHGEIDYILTVDIFNEGIDIPPVNMVVMLRSTQSSIVFTQQLGRGLRKYAGKRSLRVIDVIGNYATNFLIAVALTGDRSGSKDVIKEGLHRTRTHPLAGASTVSFDRVSMQRIVESLQKARIADRKAKREAILNLQYRLGRIPSLVDFENHESMNPFILAATDNNASNYWSLLNALKFVETPPSSHEAAVLSMLSIELLNGKRPHELLLLRALIENGPISVDSFRNSLQQQGLDASAKHLESVERILDLSWFVKATAQKYGSKPIVERVGDQYRLGREFTSLYGSYAAEHPHPEMSFRAHVDDIIATGLLINRKHYGSGDRLLPGKLYSRKDACRLLNWKQNAESTIMGYKVDKHSGTCPIFVTYHKDPDVDTRLQYGDHLVNRSTMHWFSRHGRTLESKELQPILSNSVELHLFVKREDADGLEFHYLGQADSTDAQNTTMRGNNGDYLDVVTTDLILHHPIPQEIFDAITASKTVASVAVPHTTS; encoded by the coding sequence ATGACGATGGGCGGTGTCCTCCGCGCCGAGCTTGAACGCGCAGATTCATTCCAATTTTCCGTAGCGTTTGTCACCACTGACGGGATTGGGACAATCACCCAACAGCTAAGCCAATTCAAGGGCAAAGGAACGATTGTCACGTCCGATTACCAGGACTTCAATGAGCCCGATGCGTTACGCGAACTGTTGAAGTTTGACCACATTGAGGCACGGATTCTTGTCGGCAAGCCGCACCACGCGAAAGGGTACATTTTTCACCACAGCGACCACCTCACCGCACTGGTTGGAAGTTCCAACCTGACCAGGAACGCTTTACTCAGCAACAACGAGTGGAACCTAAAGTTTTCGAGCCACGATGACGGCGACATCGCGATTCAGCTGAGTAAGGCGGTTAAATGGCAGCGTGAAAATTCGATTGTGCTGACCGAAGACTGGATTGATCAGTACGAAAAGCGCAGGAAGAAGCGCACAGTCATTTTCGACGACGTGTCTCAACCCATTTCACTAAGCGATGACGGTGAAGAGATATTGCCGAATCTCATGCAGACCGAGGCACTGGAAAACCTTCAGCGGGTTATCGACGCCGGCGAGCGCCGAGCGATCATCATTTCTGCAACGGGTACTGGAAAAACAATTCTTTCGGCACTAGCAGTGAGGCAAATTAAGCCACGCCGTGTCCTCTTCGTCGCCCACCGAGAACAAATTCTGAACAAGGCCGCTGAAGAGTTTCAACGAGTGCTCGCCTGCCCGCCAACTGATATCGGTTTTATCGTCGGGCAACGTAAGGAAGCTAATCAACGCCTGGTCTTTGCAACAATTCAATCCCTAAGCCGCGGCGACACGCTGAGCGACATTTCTCCCGAGCAGTTTGACCTTGTCATCGTTGACGAGGTCCATCGCTCTGGAGCCGAGTCTTACCAGAAGGTGCTCAACCATTTCCGCGCGGACTTTACGCTAGGGCTTACTGCGACCCCGGAACGCACCGATGGGTTCAATGTTTTTGAGCTTTTCGACTACAACGTGCCCTACGAGATCCGATTGGAGGGCGCGCTCGAAAACCACATGCTTGTCCCCTTTGACTACTACGGTGTATCGGACTACGAATCCGCATTTGGTTCGGTGATCTCGGATAACTCGACATTGGAACAGTTAGCAGACCCTGAGAGGGTGCATCATCTAGCGAAAATCATCCAAGACTACTCCTTCGCACGAGATTCCAAGGGGTTGATCTTCTGCAGCAGCAACGCCGAGGCGGCCGCTTTAAGCAAGGGGCTAAACGCAGAATCGGTCCATGGCCGTCCGCTACGCACCATTGCGCTATCCGGCGGGGACTCAATCGAAACTCGTGAGAACGCCGTCGAGAAGCTAGCTCACGGCGAAATCGACTACATCCTCACGGTCGACATTTTCAACGAAGGCATCGACATTCCTCCTGTCAACATGGTGGTTATGCTGCGTAGCACCCAATCGTCGATCGTGTTCACCCAGCAACTTGGCCGCGGCCTGCGCAAATATGCGGGCAAGCGCTCGCTACGTGTCATCGACGTGATTGGTAACTACGCCACGAATTTTCTTATTGCGGTCGCGCTTACGGGTGATCGATCGGGCAGCAAGGACGTGATCAAGGAGGGACTGCATCGAACACGCACGCACCCGTTAGCCGGTGCCTCGACCGTGAGCTTCGATCGGGTCTCCATGCAGCGAATTGTTGAATCTTTGCAAAAGGCCCGCATTGCTGACCGTAAGGCGAAGCGGGAAGCAATTTTGAACTTGCAGTACCGGTTGGGGAGAATCCCTTCACTTGTTGACTTCGAAAACCACGAGTCGATGAACCCGTTCATTCTCGCCGCAACGGACAACAATGCGTCGAACTATTGGTCCCTCCTAAACGCGCTCAAGTTCGTTGAAACCCCACCTTCTTCGCATGAGGCGGCAGTACTGTCCATGCTGTCTATTGAGCTGCTGAACGGTAAACGGCCCCACGAATTACTCCTCCTCCGAGCCCTGATCGAAAACGGCCCGATCAGTGTCGATAGTTTCAGAAACTCACTGCAACAGCAGGGGCTTGACGCCTCGGCGAAGCATCTCGAATCGGTAGAGCGGATCTTGGACCTGTCATGGTTTGTAAAGGCCACGGCTCAAAAATATGGCTCGAAACCAATCGTGGAACGCGTGGGCGATCAGTACCGACTCGGTCGCGAGTTTACCTCTCTCTACGGGTCCTACGCTGCGGAGCACCCGCACCCCGAAATGAGTTTCCGAGCCCACGTCGACGACATCATCGCGACGGGTCTGCTGATCAATCGCAAGCACTATGGCAGCGGCGACCGCCTCCTCCCGGGCAAGCTGTATTCGCGCAAAGATGCGTGCCGGCTGCTCAACTGGAAACAGAATGCGGAGAGCACAATCATGGGCTACAAAGTCGATAAGCATTCCGGTACCTGTCCGATTTTTGTCACCTACCACAAAGATCCGGACGTCGATACGCGCCTGCAGTACGGCGATCATCTCGTAAATCGATCCACCATGCACTGGTTTTCGCGGCACGGGCGAACTTTGGAAAGCAAGGAACTCCAACCAATTTTGTCCAATTCGGTTGAGTTGCATCTTTTCGTTAAACGCGAAGATGCGGACGGCCTTGAGTTCCACTATCTAGGCCAAGCCGATTCGACCGACGCGCAAAACACGACGATGAGGGGCAACAACGGTGATTACCTCGACGTGGTGACGACGGACCTCATACTCCACCACCCAATTCCCCAGGAAATCTTCGACGCCATCACCGCCTCGAAAACCGTCGCATCGGTAGCGGTACCCCACACCACCTCATAA
- a CDS encoding L-lactate dehydrogenase, whose amino-acid sequence MTVTPGTKIVLIGAGAVGIAYAYALLNQGLTDHLAIIDLNEDITWAQVEDLSHSVPFSGHNIQVTVGSYVDCRDAAIVVNCAGVAQREGETRLDLVERNVQVFESINRQVMDNGFNGIYLVATNPVDILTYVTWKQTGLPSNQVIGSGTVLDTARWRHNLGKRFDIAASAVHAYVIGEHGDSELPVLSSGTIAGVQISRIVDKEAEKNPHIHEDIEEMFRATRDAAYDIIRAKGNTSYGIGSALARITRAILRNEDVALPVSTLLQGEYAREDVYIGTPTIINRQGVRNVVELRLNEEEFERFDASAATLRKVLESIGVAN is encoded by the coding sequence ATGACCGTGACCCCAGGAACAAAAATCGTCCTCATCGGTGCTGGCGCCGTCGGCATCGCCTACGCCTACGCTCTGCTTAACCAGGGGCTGACTGACCACCTCGCCATCATCGATCTCAACGAGGATATAACGTGGGCGCAGGTGGAGGATCTCTCCCACTCTGTCCCCTTCTCCGGCCATAACATCCAAGTCACGGTGGGCTCCTATGTCGACTGCCGGGATGCCGCAATCGTGGTCAACTGCGCGGGTGTGGCACAGCGCGAGGGCGAGACTCGCCTCGACCTTGTGGAGCGCAACGTCCAGGTCTTCGAGTCCATCAACCGCCAGGTGATGGACAACGGTTTCAACGGCATTTACTTGGTGGCCACCAACCCGGTGGACATTCTCACCTACGTCACCTGGAAACAGACGGGGCTCCCGTCGAACCAGGTCATCGGCTCCGGCACGGTGCTCGACACCGCGCGCTGGCGCCACAACCTTGGCAAACGCTTCGACATTGCTGCCTCGGCTGTGCACGCCTACGTCATCGGCGAGCACGGGGATTCCGAGTTGCCGGTGCTGTCCTCCGGAACCATAGCGGGAGTACAAATTTCGCGCATCGTGGACAAGGAGGCGGAGAAGAACCCGCATATTCACGAAGACATTGAGGAGATGTTCCGCGCAACCCGCGACGCCGCCTACGACATCATCCGCGCTAAGGGCAACACTTCCTACGGCATCGGATCCGCGCTCGCGCGCATTACCCGGGCGATCCTGCGCAACGAGGATGTGGCCCTGCCCGTATCGACGCTGTTGCAGGGCGAGTACGCCCGCGAGGATGTCTACATTGGCACCCCGACCATCATCAATCGCCAGGGCGTGCGCAACGTTGTCGAGCTACGTTTGAACGAGGAAGAATTCGAGCGCTTCGACGCCTCCGCTGCGACGTTGCGTAAGGTGTTAGAATCGATCGGCGTGGCCAACTAG
- a CDS encoding FAD-dependent oxidoreductase: protein MLRLVTALARTAAGYGADVLTHARARVAPRRTDGFKTVTLTLNDRTLEVSAAGLVNATGVWAGDIVSDVAVTPSPGTHIVVDAEKVGNPTGALTVAVPGSINRFCFILPNQLGRCYIGLTDEKAQLADVPEAPESDVQWILDVVNQGLETTLTTDDVLGAFAGLRPLTQLRSASDVGSTADLSREHLILNNDGVVTVTGGKLTEYRLMAEQTIDELLDDDSVRTHLSCNPAPCSTKSIALVGASLERSPRISGNIATASAVATMPPRSLVERYGAEAYNVLAACALDNATERIAGLDITRAELSYAVTHEGAISVDDILDRRTRIGLVAADRAAAEPAAREALAAAGVQA, encoded by the coding sequence GTGTTGCGTCTCGTCACCGCCCTAGCCCGCACCGCCGCCGGCTACGGGGCGGACGTGCTCACCCATGCACGCGCCCGGGTGGCGCCGAGACGCACGGACGGTTTCAAGACTGTCACCTTGACCTTGAACGATCGCACCCTCGAGGTGTCCGCGGCCGGACTCGTCAACGCCACGGGCGTGTGGGCCGGCGACATCGTAAGCGACGTCGCCGTCACCCCCAGCCCCGGCACCCACATCGTGGTGGACGCCGAAAAGGTGGGCAACCCCACCGGCGCGCTGACTGTGGCGGTGCCCGGTTCCATCAACCGCTTCTGCTTCATCCTGCCGAACCAGCTCGGGCGCTGCTACATCGGCCTGACCGACGAAAAGGCGCAGCTCGCCGACGTGCCCGAGGCGCCCGAGTCCGACGTGCAGTGGATCTTGGACGTGGTCAACCAGGGGCTTGAGACGACCCTGACCACCGACGACGTCCTCGGCGCCTTCGCCGGGCTGCGCCCGCTGACGCAGCTGCGCTCGGCCTCCGATGTCGGCAGCACCGCTGACTTGTCGCGCGAGCACCTGATCCTGAACAACGACGGCGTTGTTACCGTCACCGGCGGCAAGCTCACCGAGTACCGGCTGATGGCCGAGCAAACCATAGACGAGCTGCTTGACGACGACTCCGTCCGCACCCACCTCAGCTGCAACCCGGCGCCATGCTCGACGAAGAGCATTGCCCTCGTCGGCGCCTCCCTCGAACGCTCGCCGCGCATCTCAGGCAACATCGCCACGGCAAGCGCAGTAGCGACTATGCCGCCCCGCTCGCTGGTCGAACGCTACGGCGCAGAGGCGTACAACGTGCTCGCCGCCTGCGCCCTCGACAACGCCACGGAGCGCATCGCGGGTCTTGACATCACCAGGGCGGAACTCTCGTACGCGGTCACCCACGAGGGCGCGATAAGCGTGGACGACATCCTTGACCGACGCACCCGCATCGGGCTGGTTGCCGCGGACCGCGCAGCTGCAGAACCCGCCGCCCGAGAAGCACTCGCGGCGGCGGGTGTGCAGGCCTAA
- a CDS encoding nucleoside hydrolase, producing the protein MKRVVLDCDPGIDDTCALIYLAALHHEGSVELEAVTTTSGNVEATQCAVNAAWVLAQCGLRTISLAAGMANPLVLPLTTTPETHGETGLGYVSAPARHVETDWDMLWCDAIERGTDDLHLVVTGPLTNLAAFRRLHPSHFAELKHITVMGGAIDYPGNTTDTAEWNFWVDPHAASEVFAHTPVPITLCSLGVTERMVLAPETLATAIDALGPAPVARDLGEILRFYFEFHELENLGYVAQVHDLLTAMVALGTVLFDAPSTTISVHSDDDDQRGTSAIVSGRANACVVARADVDAAHREFVRACGVHARFFGGSADLDATRHARAED; encoded by the coding sequence ATGAAGCGCGTCGTGTTAGATTGCGACCCCGGCATCGACGATACTTGTGCGCTGATCTACCTGGCGGCCTTGCACCACGAGGGCAGTGTGGAGCTGGAGGCTGTGACCACCACGTCCGGCAACGTCGAGGCCACCCAATGCGCGGTTAACGCCGCCTGGGTGCTTGCCCAGTGTGGCCTGCGCACGATCTCGCTCGCGGCAGGCATGGCTAATCCGCTGGTCCTGCCGCTGACCACCACACCGGAGACTCACGGTGAGACCGGCCTGGGCTACGTGTCCGCGCCCGCGCGCCACGTCGAAACCGACTGGGACATGTTGTGGTGCGACGCCATCGAGCGCGGCACGGACGATTTGCACCTGGTGGTCACAGGCCCCTTGACCAACCTCGCCGCTTTCCGGCGCCTGCACCCCTCGCATTTCGCCGAGCTCAAGCACATCACCGTGATGGGCGGGGCGATTGACTACCCAGGCAACACCACCGACACCGCCGAGTGGAACTTCTGGGTGGATCCTCACGCCGCCAGCGAGGTGTTCGCGCACACCCCGGTCCCCATCACCCTGTGTTCGCTGGGCGTAACGGAGCGCATGGTGCTCGCTCCGGAGACGCTCGCCACCGCGATCGACGCGCTCGGCCCGGCCCCGGTAGCGCGCGACCTCGGCGAGATCCTGCGCTTTTACTTCGAGTTCCACGAGCTGGAAAACCTGGGCTATGTCGCCCAGGTCCACGACCTGCTCACCGCCATGGTCGCGCTCGGCACGGTGCTTTTCGACGCCCCTTCGACCACAATCTCGGTTCACAGCGACGACGATGACCAGCGTGGAACGAGCGCGATTGTTAGCGGGAGAGCCAACGCGTGCGTCGTCGCACGCGCCGATGTCGACGCAGCTCATCGCGAGTTTGTGCGGGCCTGCGGAGTGCACGCGAGGTTCTTCGGCGGCAGCGCTGATCTCGACGCCACGCGCCATGCCCGCGCAGAGGACTAA
- a CDS encoding MFS transporter produces MSEHLTPVPKIPRTIWVLTAAAFIIALGYGFIAPILPQFTASFGVSMVAAGAVVSVFAAARLIGAPGAGILVDKVGSRPVYITGLLIVAVATFLVAFAQAYWHVFALRFIAGFGSTMFTLSAQALIVRVAPPMIRGRASAVYASAFLLGNIIGPVIGALLASLGFRIPFAVYGIGVGAAAILVWILTSTPRGRVVLPPKLPPMRLSEAISLPTYQSLLTSGFANGWANFGARVSVLPLFAASVFANGSAAAGLALTAFALGTAVTLQFSGRLADAVGRKPLIIAGLAATTVFTGSLGLATHVWSLLLLSVLAGVGGGLMNPAQQATLADLIGNERSGGKALSTFQMTMDAGQICAPIVVGMLAEVYGFGVAFASCGALTLASLIVWLLRGQETRKELA; encoded by the coding sequence ATGTCTGAACATCTCACACCCGTGCCGAAGATCCCGCGCACAATCTGGGTTCTCACCGCAGCGGCGTTCATCATTGCCCTTGGCTACGGCTTCATCGCCCCGATCCTGCCGCAGTTCACGGCCAGTTTCGGTGTTTCGATGGTAGCCGCGGGCGCGGTGGTGTCGGTTTTCGCCGCCGCTCGGCTCATCGGCGCACCGGGCGCGGGCATCTTGGTGGACAAGGTGGGGTCGCGACCCGTCTACATCACCGGACTACTGATCGTCGCCGTCGCGACGTTCCTCGTCGCTTTCGCGCAGGCGTACTGGCACGTTTTCGCGCTGCGGTTTATCGCCGGGTTCGGGTCGACCATGTTTACCCTCTCCGCGCAGGCGCTGATTGTGCGCGTCGCGCCACCGATGATCCGCGGCCGGGCCAGTGCCGTTTATGCCTCGGCGTTTCTGTTGGGCAACATCATTGGCCCAGTTATCGGGGCGCTTTTGGCGTCGTTAGGTTTCCGCATTCCCTTCGCCGTTTACGGCATCGGCGTGGGCGCGGCCGCCATCTTGGTGTGGATCCTCACTTCGACGCCGAGGGGGCGCGTCGTCCTGCCGCCGAAACTGCCGCCGATGCGGTTGAGCGAAGCCATTAGTCTGCCCACGTACCAAAGCCTGCTCACCTCTGGTTTTGCCAACGGCTGGGCGAACTTCGGTGCCCGGGTTTCGGTGCTGCCCCTGTTCGCGGCCAGCGTGTTCGCCAACGGTTCGGCCGCGGCGGGTCTGGCGCTCACGGCCTTTGCCCTGGGCACCGCGGTCACCCTGCAGTTCTCGGGCAGGCTTGCCGACGCCGTCGGCCGCAAACCCCTCATCATCGCGGGCCTCGCCGCCACGACGGTGTTCACCGGCTCGCTCGGCCTGGCCACGCACGTGTGGTCGCTGCTGCTCCTGTCGGTCCTCGCGGGAGTGGGCGGTGGGTTGATGAACCCGGCGCAGCAGGCCACGCTGGCGGACCTGATCGGCAACGAGCGCTCAGGTGGCAAGGCGCTTTCCACGTTCCAGATGACGATGGATGCGGGCCAGATTTGCGCCCCTATTGTCGTCGGCATGCTCGCGGAGGTCTATGGTTTTGGCGTCGCCTTCGCCTCGTGCGGGGCGCTGACGCTGGCGTCGCTGATTGTGTGGCTGCTGCGTGGACAAGAGACCCGAAAGGAGCTGGCATGA
- a CDS encoding DNA primase codes for MSFFEDIAAALDRDGIESRVHDETMFVPITADVEIQFVEIDPHLPAANVYIAAADVDEDDDEFEAVLVSVVFSVEDAVATVAEHVATDQVVTVLRDLHEATDERISDLEFFPDPVNTQLMRAEVGGSAELQVLVEVVDGEPCATVTFVALSDNYDDLMDDAIGELWESDGDAELTDEDRSRLFETIHAEAVSESEVLALGKFTDFDRLFDVLSLAADQAEEWESQLLPVEDGFDEPEVYDIFGRDGLDEEIDGVNDVHASDDLDEFDDDDDDDDFDDDVDEDEDDAVDADDARIPNATAAVAPDASDAASARRVRNTDIDPNTQVPVTDEV; via the coding sequence GTGAGCTTTTTCGAGGATATCGCCGCCGCCCTTGACCGTGACGGCATTGAATCCCGCGTGCACGATGAGACCATGTTCGTGCCCATTACTGCCGATGTGGAAATCCAGTTCGTGGAGATCGACCCGCACCTGCCTGCGGCGAACGTCTACATTGCTGCGGCCGACGTCGACGAGGACGACGACGAGTTCGAGGCCGTCTTGGTCTCGGTCGTGTTCTCAGTCGAGGACGCGGTGGCAACGGTTGCGGAACACGTGGCGACGGACCAGGTAGTGACCGTGCTGCGCGACCTTCACGAGGCCACCGATGAGCGAATCAGTGATCTGGAGTTCTTCCCGGACCCGGTGAATACTCAGCTCATGCGCGCGGAGGTTGGGGGCAGCGCTGAGTTGCAGGTGCTTGTTGAGGTTGTCGACGGGGAGCCGTGCGCCACCGTGACGTTCGTGGCCCTGTCGGATAACTACGACGATTTGATGGACGACGCCATTGGTGAGCTGTGGGAGTCGGATGGGGATGCGGAGCTGACGGACGAGGATCGCTCGCGCCTGTTTGAAACCATCCACGCGGAGGCCGTTTCCGAGTCGGAGGTTCTCGCACTGGGCAAATTTACCGACTTCGATCGCCTTTTTGATGTCCTTTCCCTCGCAGCCGACCAGGCGGAGGAGTGGGAGTCACAGTTACTGCCCGTAGAAGACGGGTTCGACGAGCCGGAGGTCTACGACATCTTCGGCCGCGATGGGCTCGACGAGGAAATCGACGGCGTCAACGATGTTCATGCCTCGGATGACTTGGACGAGTTCGACGACGATGATGACGATGACGACTTCGACGACGATGTTGACGAAGATGAAGATGACGCGGTAGATGCGGATGATGCGCGCATCCCGAACGCCACTGCCGCAGTGGCGCCGGATGCGTCGGACGCGGCCTCGGCGCGCCGCGTCCGTAACACCGACATTGACCCAAACACGCAGGTTCCGGTCACCGACGAGGTATAG